One Methanobrevibacter sp. DNA segment encodes these proteins:
- a CDS encoding FAD synthase: protein MMKVMATGTFDILHPGHGVYLEESKKLGGEDAELYVVVARDATVERRKRVPIVGEEQRLELIKMLKPVTDAFLGDANGDVFKIVREIDPDIITVGADQNHDIAKLQAAIDKRGLKAKAVRIEKYRDCQLDSSCKIIRKIQNTDFKGKIMDHCDD from the coding sequence ATAATGAAAGTAATGGCGACCGGAACATTCGATATACTCCACCCTGGCCACGGTGTTTACCTGGAAGAATCCAAGAAATTAGGTGGAGAAGATGCTGAGCTTTATGTTGTTGTAGCAAGAGACGCTACCGTTGAAAGACGCAAAAGAGTGCCGATTGTAGGTGAAGAGCAAAGATTGGAGTTAATCAAAATGCTTAAACCTGTTACTGACGCATTTCTGGGAGATGCAAATGGGGATGTTTTCAAGATAGTTCGAGAAATCGACCCTGACATCATAACCGTCGGCGCAGATCAAAATCATGACATTGCTAAACTGCAGGCAGCTATTGACAAAAGAGGTTTGAAAGCCAAGGCAGTGCGTATTGAAAAGTACAGGGACTGCCAGCTTGACAGCAGCTGCAAGATTATTCGTAAAATTCAAAATACCGATTTTAAAGGAAAAATAATGGATCATTGTGATGATTAA
- the argC gene encoding N-acetyl-gamma-glutamyl-phosphate reductase — MFKVAIIGASGYTGGELLRMLLNHPEVEVTDITSRQYDGVPAHKIHPHIRDSGLTFTNKSPGDLDADVAFTATPHGASMKIVPELLDAGMKVVDLSGDYRYRDTAVYEKWYGMEHTDKENKGVFGLPELYRDEIKKTDLVANPGCFPTGAILSSYPLVKNNLVDRIIIDSKTGVSGAGVNPSATTHYPNIADNVNPYKISSHRHMSEIQQELHGFEDVKVSFTPHLVPVIRGIQTTSHSFLNDENIDITAEEIRELYIKEYGEEFFIKLMDEGEIPHLSSVRGSNFVHIGGFEIDETGRLVMLSVIDNLVKGASGQAIQNMNIILGIDETLGLTHFGLHP; from the coding sequence ATGTTTAAAGTAGCTATAATAGGAGCAAGCGGATATACTGGAGGAGAACTTTTAAGAATGCTTTTAAACCATCCTGAAGTGGAAGTAACAGACATCACTTCAAGACAATATGATGGAGTTCCAGCACATAAAATCCACCCCCACATTAGAGATTCAGGACTCACATTTACAAACAAAAGTCCAGGGGATTTGGATGCGGATGTTGCATTTACAGCAACTCCTCACGGAGCATCAATGAAAATCGTTCCGGAACTTCTGGATGCAGGAATGAAAGTAGTTGACTTAAGCGGAGACTACAGATACCGTGACACTGCAGTATATGAAAAATGGTATGGAATGGAACATACCGACAAGGAAAACAAGGGAGTTTTCGGTCTTCCTGAACTTTACAGGGATGAAATCAAAAAAACAGACCTTGTAGCAAATCCGGGATGCTTCCCGACAGGAGCAATCTTATCATCCTATCCGTTAGTTAAAAACAATCTGGTTGACAGAATCATCATCGATTCAAAAACAGGAGTTAGCGGAGCAGGGGTTAATCCGTCAGCAACCACACATTATCCTAATATTGCAGACAACGTTAATCCGTACAAAATATCTTCACACAGACACATGTCTGAAATCCAGCAGGAACTTCACGGTTTTGAAGACGTTAAAGTATCATTCACACCGCACCTTGTACCTGTTATCAGAGGCATTCAAACTACAAGCCATAGCTTTTTAAATGATGAAAATATAGATATTACAGCAGAAGAAATTCGTGAACTTTACATCAAGGAATACGGTGAAGAATTCTTTATTAAACTTATGGATGAAGGCGAAATTCCACACCTGAGTTCAGTCAGAGGATCCAACTTTGTACATATCGGAGGATTTGAAATAGATGAAACCGGAAGACTGGTTATGCTTTCAGTAATCGACAATCTCGTTAAAGGAGCATCCGGTCAGGCAATACAGAACATGAACATTATCCTCGGAATTGACGAAACTTTAGGTTTAACACATTTCGGACTGCATCCTTAA